The DNA sequence CGTCAGCTCCAGATAATGGGTCTGAGACTTGACGACTCGAAGCTGGGGCAGATACTCCCGGACATACTCATGGGCCAGTCTCATGCCCGCGTCGCAGTTCTCATCCGTCAGGCCGAACAGGATCTTATTGCAGCGCTGACCTTCCACATCTCCAAAATCTGCCCGGACAAAGGGATGATGCTCGACCACCCGGGGATCCTCATCCGGACTTTGGCTGACCAGATACGTCTGATCCGGCGTGTACACCTGAATCATGATTTCCGGATAGAAGACAGTCAGCCGCCGGAACAGCTCCCCCAGCCCCTCGGTAGCCATTTCATGCTCGATGATGGACTGCCGGCCCGTTCGGTCATACAGCGTCGCGCCATTGGCAAAGATTGCCGGAAAGTTGGACGGAACTGCCTGAACGTGGTATTCCGCGTTGATCCGGCCCCGGCCCGTGGCCAGAGTAAAGTAGAAGCCTGCGGCGATAAACCGCTGAATGGCTTCCAGGTCGGTCTCGGAAACCTGCAGGGACTTGTCCACCAAGGTTCCGTCAATATCGGCAAACAGCACCACCGGCCGTTTTCCTGCCGCGGTCTGTGTTAAAAACTGATCCAAATATTTCTCTGTCACTGATTTCCTCCTGCCGGATATGTTCTCTTCCTATCAGTATAGCATTTCTTCCGTTTTTCATTGCAAATCCAAATGAAAATAGATCCGTCAGGCCCCTCCGGCCCACCGGATGGAACAGGAGTCCCTCCGGCCCACCGGATGGAACAGGAGTCCTTCCGGCGGGCCGGAGGGACTCCCTGTTGTTCTTCCTGGATTTCTCAAACAGCCGTTTCCCGATTGAAATCACGATGCTCCCTAAGGTGCCGGCGGATATTCACTGCACAAAAGCCGCCAGGCGGGTTCATCCTCCTCGATGGTGGGAAAACGTCCCACCGCCTCCCGGAAGAAGTTGTCCGTTTCATCGTCATTGACGGAAGAGACTTCTCCGATGAGGACGGCTCCGGTACCTGGCTCCACCCGAAAGTCGTGGGACAGTCCGGGCGTCAGCGTGACGCTCTCCCCGGGGGTCAGGCGCAGACTGGCGCCGGAGGGAAGAATCCGGTGGACCCCGTCACAGGCAACCCGGACAGGTTCCGAAGTTTCATGTCCGTCCTCATCCGTCTGAATCAGACGCAGGAGCAGATTGCCGCCCCCGCGGTTGATGATGTCCTCGGTCTTGGCCCGGTGATAATGCATCGGGGCATATTGGCCTTCGCGCAGCATCAGGAGCTTTTCGGCATAGGTCCGGGCATACTTCGGATCCCCCGCTTTGCCGTTGCGCAGTGTGATCAGGGAGAAGCCCAGGGCATGGAAGTCCCCCTGACCATAATCGGTAATATCCCAGCCCAGCCGGCAATCCCTGACTTCATCCCAGTCGTGGCCTAAAACAGGCCACGTCGCTGGACTGACGTGGCAAAACGGCGGCAGCGCGAAATGGAACCGGTCAGCCAGTTCTTCCATTTCCCGGATGGCCTGATTGATTTGTGATCGCTTCATCGCTCCAGCTCATCCTTGTCGGTGGTGGTGGAACAGGTCTTGGGATTATAGTATTCGGGTTTGGAACGGAACTGGTCATTGGTGGCGTATTCGGAGGATTCCACCTCGCCCAGTTCATCCGTGGTCTGTCCCTGCTGAGGATTGTGATGCCTGAGCTGCTCTTCCGTCTCCGTGATATCCCGTGATTCGGGGATCACTTCGCAGAAATTTTTCTTTTCTTCCGGTTTCGGAGTGGTTTTCAGCGGTTCCTTTTTCATGAGCGATTCCTCCCATTGTTTGAAATCAGGTCTTTGCCGGCAGGAATCCTGCCGTTTGATTTACTTTTACCTTACAAAAAACAGTTCAGATTGATCTCGGCCTGAGCCAGGGGACTGCCCGAGAATTCCCGGAGCAGCTGATTCAGGTGATCCAGAACCGCCTGATCCAGACTGCTTTTCACGACCGACTGAGACTGAAACTGCCCCTTGATCACATCACCGACTTTGGTTACCACAAACCGGCCCTCAAACCGGGGTTCGCTGGTCCTGACATACTCCAGGAGCCTGGGCAGCAGTTCCCGGTTAAGGATCTGTTCCATACGCTGTTCCGATTTTAAAGCCTCCCCCCACTTGCGGGTGAGCTCTTCCGTTACCGGCATGACAAACACATCGTTGATTTTCGTATTGATATCGGGATATTCCATTCTTTATACCTCTTTCCTCATTGATTCCTGTCCATGGATCTTTTCCAGGCTCATGCCTCCCTTTCAAGGGAGACAATCGCAGGATGTTTTTACTCCCGATCCGAAGCAGGCTGAACTTCTTCCTCTGTTTTGAGTTTATACTTCAGGGCGCCGGTGGGACATTCCCGCACGACCCGGATGACTTCCTCCACGGGGGCCAGATCCACCATGATCCAGGGACGGCTGGACGGGTCGAATACAAACTCATTTTCCCGGCTGCAGACGCCGGTATGGTTGCAGCGGTCCTGGCTGTAGTAGACATCGATGTCCTTGCCCCGGTATTTACGATAGCCTTGGGCCATCAGTTCTTCTTCTGTCACGAATGCATTGCTCCTTTGTCTGCGGCAACTGCCGGGCATCCACCTTCGGTGGGTTACCGGAAGGATCTGCGCCAGATTGCGGCTCGGTTGGTTTGAGTCCATTATACCGTGACGCTGTCCGGCATTTGAGAACATTCTATGAAAGAAGGGCAAGTCTTTCGTGAACCTCCGGCACTCAGACAAGGTTCTTCCGGTTCATCGGCAAGTCTTCGACGGCTTCGGACCGTCGGGGATGATCGGCTGGCAAGAATCCCTTGAAGTATTTAGGAAAGGATCTGAGGACAGGATCGATGGACAGGATCGATGGACAGGATCGATGGACAGGATCGATGGACAGGACTTGATTTCAGTGGAAGGCGTGATTCGAAAAATGCAGCGATTTGATTCTAAACGCGAAAAAAGCCGGGGTTTCCGGCTTTTTTCTATCGGTTCTCATGATTCATTGTTAGCTTATGTTTGCTGCCCACTGGTTCAAAAGGTGTTTCCCGGCATCGGTAATTTCAAAGAAGTAGTTGACCAGACTGTTATCCCGTTCGATCAGCCGATCGGTGCGGACCGTCACCAGGTACCCTTTCTCCGTCAGCCGTTCCGCTTCTGTCTGGATCTCCTCTTTTCGGTAATCACGCAGCTGGGAATGGCTCTTCAAGTAAACATACTCGTCGCTGTTTTTATCATGGAGAATCTTCAGAATTCGAATGCCCAAATCAGACATGAACGCTTCCTCCATCTGTATTTATTTTGTTAAAGCAATCTTAACAAAATATTTACTATTTGTAAAGCATCCATTCTGTTTAATCGTACCCAATTAAGTTAAATATCGGTTAATTCGCTCGGCTAAATGACGCGGTGGCGGGGTTCGCCGGCCAGGTAAGAACGGATGTTGCGCATGGTAGAGTCCAGAATCCGGATTCGGGCTTCCTTTGTCGACCAGGCGATATGCGGGGTGATGATCAGATTCGGGGCTTCCCGCAGGATATGGCCTTCCGGCATGGGTTCCATGGACAGAACATCCAGAGCGGCACCGGCAATGACGCCTTCATCCAGCGCCCGGCGCAAGTCTTCCTCCACGATGAGGGGGCCGCGGGAGGCGTTGATCAGGAAGGCACCTGGCTTCATCAACGCCAGGCTTCTGGCATTGACGATGCCCCTGGTGAACTGGGTCAGGGGACAGTGCAGCGTCAGGATATCCGACTGCCGGAAAATCTCTTCCAGGGAAACGGATGGCACATCGAAGGCCCGGCCCGGCCGCTCCACAGTAATGACCTGCATGCCGAAGGCGCGGGCCAGTTCACCGACCCGCTGTCCGATCCGGCCATAGCCGATAATTCCCAGTGTCTTGCCCATCAGCTCAACCTGGGGTGACAGGGTATAGCACCAGTCGCTGGCGCTGGTCCACTCCCCGGCCCGGACGGACTGGCTGTGCCGTCCGATCTGGTGGGCCAGCTCCAGGATCAGAGCCAGCGTAAACTGGGCAACGGTATCCGTGCCGTAGGTGGGCACGTTGGACACCACGATGCCAAGGTCCCGGGCAGCTGCCGCGTCAACGCAGTCATAACCGGTTGCCATCACCGTAATGTATTTCAGCTGCTTAGCCTCTGCCAGCGCCTGACGCGTCAGATTCGCCTTGTTCGCGACCACAATGTCGGCGTCCCGGATCCGGTCCGCGATCTCTTCGGGCAGGGAGCGGTCATAGACCGTTACGTCGCCGAAGGCTTCCAGGCCTTCCCAGGTCAGATCGCCCGGGTTGAGGGTATATCCATCCAGTACAACTATTTTCATGCTATACCTCCTCCAAGGTTGATGCGGCGAGGGTCTGGTTGATAGCCCGGGGCAGGAACCGGCCCTGGCCGCGCTCTCCCAGGAACTCGCCCTGTCGGGCGAGCATCCGGCCTGCTGAGAACACATAGTCAATGGCGGTGCGATGCGTCATGCCTTCATAAATGCTGTAATCACAGACTGACGCCATTTCTGAAGCCCGGATGGCGGTTTCGGGTCCTTCCCGCAGGATCACCAGATCGGCATCGCTGCCCGGTTGAAGCGTGCCTTTTCTGGGATACAGTCCAAAGATCTTTGCGGCATTGGTGGAAGTCAGTTCCACAAACCGTTCCAGCGTAATGCGATGTTTCAGGACGCCTTCGGTGAACAGCAGCGGGATCCGCTCCTGGACGCCCGGAGCTCCGCCCGGAGCCAGACTGAAGTTGTCCTTTCCGGCCAGTTTTTCCTGAAGGCAGAACGGACAATGATCCGTTCCGACGGTCTGGCAGGTGCCGTCAATGACGGCGGTCCAAAGGCTCTGCCGTTCCGCCTCGCTGCGCAGCGGGGGTGCCATGATGTACTTCAATCCCTCTTCAGGTCCGCCGGATTCGTAGCGCTCCTCAGTCAGGAGCAGATACTGCGGGCAGGTTTCCATGAAGACCGGAATGCCCTCCCGCCGGAACTGAACCATGCGCCGGGCTCCCAGGCCCGTCGAGGTATGAACCACATATACTGGTACATTGCCGGCCATTCCGGACAGCTCGCACAGCCGGCCGATGAACTCGGATTCGGTCCGGGGCGGGCGGGTCCTGGCGTGATAAATGGGGCTGAGCTGGCCCTGCTCCAGGGCCTCCTTCCTCAGAAGCCGCGTCACCTCATCGTTTTCGCAGTGAACCGTCAGCAGCCCGCCCGCTTCCTTCATGACCCGCAGGATTCGGATCAGATCCTCGTCCCCCATTTTAAAGCCGTAAGTGGAGTACGCCTTGAAACTGGCAATGCCCTCCCCAATCAGTTCCTTCAGCTCGGTCAGAATGGCCTCATCCACATGCTGTATAACGCCGTGGAAGGCATAGTCGATGACGCTTTTGCGCGCTTTTTCCTGGTACCGGTCCAAAGAATACCGGAGCGGTGAACCGGCCGGCGCAAAGCCGATATGATCAATGATCGTGGTGGTTCCGCCTAATGCCGCAGCCACCGTGCCGGTATAAAAATCATCCGCCGAGCGGAATGTCTCCGACTGCTGCAGCTCCATATGCGTATGGGGGTCAATGCCCCCCGGAATTACCCAGGCTCCCTGGGCATCAATGATTTCCTCTCCGGGCAGCGGCTCCAGTCTGCCCATTTGGGCAATGAGCCCGTCTTCGATCCGAAGCGACTCCTCCCGGATGCCTTCCTCCGTAACCAGTTTTCCATGAATGATCAAGTACCCCATGGTTGCCCTCCTTTGCCGGGTTGGTCATAACGATTGATCTGATTGAAAATGTCTGTTGCGTTATTTTGGCTCTATCATTATTTACGGTCGATCATTATCCTGTTTCTATCATTCTTTGGTTTCTATCATTGTTATAGTTCTTTCATTGGCATCGCAGTTGATCCTGACATCGCAGTTGATCGAAGTGTTCCCGCTGAATCAAATGTTCACGGTGATCCACCGGTTAATGCATACCGCTGCAATTGCATATGAGTATTGCCTGAATACCTGCCTCTCTGAAAACAAGCTGGTGCCAATGACTGGTCTGGTTTCATTATACTCCCGGACAGGCGCCTCGGACAGTCCGGGCCGGTGGCCCGGATGGATTCCGTCTTCCCCTGGGCCAGCCCGGGCACTCAGGAACAGGTCTGGTCCGTGATAATATGCTCCACCCCGGTGTGCTCCCGACTGAGGTAATCCTTCAGAAAGGTCGGAAATGCCTTGTACCGGTCCAGGTCATCCATCGGGATCCAGTGCATGTCTTCCCGGATGCCATTGATATTCCAGCTGTTACTGTTCAGTTCCCTGGTGCCTCTGGGCTTCATGACAAAATAGAGGCAGATCTCGTGGCAGTTCAGTCCGGCCAGGGTGCCGGTGCTGTCATTGAAAAAATTCTCATGGACCACTGCCAGGTGCTGGATCTCATACTTTACTCCGGTTTCTTCCAATACTTCCCGGACCACCGCGTCCTGTGCGCTTTCCCCCATATGGACAGCGCCCCCGACGGAATACAGGTAGTCTTCGCACGGATTGCCGGCAAACAGCACGCAGCCCTCCTCCACAATAATGGCAGCCGCCCGGTAGCGGAACCAGTGGCTCTCTCTGGTAAATCCACAGTCGTACATGTACTGTCCCCCCCAAATATCAAAGAATCAAAAAACCGTCCCTGCTTTCAACAGACCGATCCTGGTTCCCTCCTGCAGGCAGTTTGTACTATCCATGATACATCATCTCCCCGTCCCATGGGAACGGATCCGCCGATGCCGCATTGGGACCTGATCGTTTGCTCACTGGCGGGCTGCCGATTATACGCACCTGCCCATCAGAGACAGCAAGGTGCCGCCGCGGGGTGGGCGGCAGCACCTTGCTGATTTGGATCCCTCATACGTTCAGATCCCTGACATTGATCCTTTCCGGGGGTCTGTGCCTCCGGGCTCAGGCTAAAGTCTGGACCAGAGCTTCTGGGCGTGGTCGCGGCACTGGGCCATGAGGCGGGGATGGTCCACGGTCAGGAAGACGCGGTCCTTCATGACGAAGCGTCCGTTGATCATGGTGTCCTTGACCTTGTACCCGGACAGTCCGAACAGGACATGGCCGCCCCAGGTGGTCTGGTTCAGGGGGGTGAGGGGATCGTAGTCCACCACAATGAGGTCCGCGTAGGCGCCGGGGCTGAGGAGGCCCAGGGGCTTCTTGAAGTAGCGGGACAGAATTCGGGGGTTGTTCTTAAACTGCAGGGTCAGCGCTTCGCCGAAGCCCACGGTGGGGTCGGCCAGCGCATGGGACTGCAGGATTTTCGCGACTTTCATCGACTCAAACATGTCGTTGGTGTAGGCGTCGGTGCCCAGTCCGACCAGAATGCCTTTCTTCAGCATTTTGATGACGGGGCTGGTGCCCACGGCATTGCCCATGTTGGATTCGGGATTGTGGACCACCATGGTATCGGTGGCCAGAATCCGGTCAAGTTCCTCGTCATCGGCATGGATGCAGTGGACGGCCAAAGTTTTGGGTCCCAGGATGCCATGTTTTTCCAGCCGGTGCACGACTCTCATGCCGTAGCGGGCCTGGGTCACGGCTTCATCGTCGCTGCCTTCGGCCACATGGATGTGGAAACCGGTATCCAGTCCCTGAGCTGCCTTGCGGCAGGCGTAGAGCGTCTCTTCCGACAGGGTGAAGGAGGCGTGCAGACCGAACAGGCCGTGGATCAGACCGCTGTCATCGGCATTGGCCTGGCGGATGAAGTCGGCGTTCTCGCGGATTCCTTCCCGGGCGATGGCTTCGCCGTCCCGGTCCGAGGTTTCATAGCACAGGCTGGTCCGGATGCCCAGATCCCGCGCCGCTTCGGCGATGGCGCTGAGGGAGCCGGTGATGTGATGGGGGCTGGCGTGATGGTCAATCACCGTGGTTACGCCCTGGGCAATGGAATCCGAGAGCGTGCCGTACGCCGAGTAGCGGGCATCCTCCACGGTGAGCTCCTTGTCCAGATGCCACCACAGGTTTTCCAGGATTTCCAGGAAGTTGCGGGTGGGATCCTTGGGGCCGAATCCCCGGGCAAAGGCCGAGTAGATGTGGCTGTGGGCGTTGATCATGCCGGGCATGATCAGGCGGCCGCCGACATCATAGACTTCCTCCTGCGGGTATTTCGCTTTCAGCAGGGCAAAGTCCCCCACTTCGGAGATTTCCTGACCGCGAACCAGAACCGCTCCGGCGTGGAGCACCTGGCCCGCCTCGTCATTGGTCAGCACAATGCCGTTGCCGATAATCATAGGGCACCTCCGGTTTCAACCAGCAGCCAGGGATAATCCCGGGCGACGGTCTGAGCCATGGTCCGCAGTCCCTCTTCCCGAATGCCGTCCAGCGTCGTGGTCTCGACGCCGCCTTCGGCATATCGGACCAGAACTTCCTCCTCATGGAGGTAGAAGCCGACGTTGGCGGAATCATGGAAATCGGCCGCGCTGCCGAACAGCGTGACTTTGTCCTTGTAGGGACGCCCGGCATGGGGACAGAAGGTGGTGCAGTTGCCGCACTCGTTGCAGGCAAAGTCCAGATGCAGAATCTGATGGACGTTAGCAAAGCCCGGCACCGCAATGGCCACATTGGCCCGGTTGGGGCAGACCTCGGTGCAGATTTCGCAGACATCATGGCACGACAGGCAGCGCTCGCCTTCCCGGCTGGTCTCCAGCGGGAGGATCAGGAAGCCGCGCTTGTTGTAGACGGCCGCTTCATCCAGGGGCAGGCGGTATTCGGCAAAATCATCTTCTTCCAGGATTTCCAGCGCCAGCTTTTTGGCTTCGGCCATGGCGTAGACGGCCTGAAGGCGGGTCTGCTGGTTTTTCACCGTCAGTCGGGCGCCGGGGATGCTTTCCTCCCGGCCGGTGGTGGAAATCACCAGATCGGCACCTTCCGCCAGGGCCGGCAGCTGATCGGCTGTCACATTGAAATGGAATTCCACGCCATAGGCTTCGATGAAGCGGCGGTCCAGCTCCATGGAATGCAGGCTCTGTCCGGTTTGGTCCTTGATGTTGTTGAGCATGCCGAAGGCGCGGTCCTTCTTTTCTGCCACCTTCACCGCGTAGCCGGCCCGGGCCAGGTAGAGCGCAGCGGACAGTCCCTGAACGCCGGCGCCGATGACCAGGACGGTCTTGCCGTTGGGCTGCGGCCGGACGATGGATTCAATAAATTCCTCCATGGCCTGTTCCACCGCCACATGCTTGACGCCGCGGATATCGATGGACTGATCGTAGTCCACCCGGTTGCACCGCTTCGTGCAAGGGTGGTAGCAGATTTCGCCCAAGGTGGCCGGCAGGGCGTTGTCCTTGGCAATGACGGCCATGGCTTCGGCATAGCGGCCCGCAGCGGTCAGCTGCAGGTAGGCCGGAATATTCTGGCCGATGGGGCAGCCCCCGTCCTGACAGGGTGCCTTGAAGCAGTCGAAGAGCGGCAAGGGGGAATCGGTCTTGCGCAGAACGATGTCTTCCCGGTATTTTTTATGATTGCGGGCTTCCTTCATCAAATGATCCGCCAGGGCGGCGATCCGGTCCGCATCCGGTCCGGTGTATTCATTCTGCAGGAAAGGCTGGCTCAGGTAGGCGATCTGGGACAGGCGCTCATAGCCGCCCGGCTTGAGCAGCGTGGTGCAGACCGTAACCGGCAGAATGCCGGCTTCCACAAAACGAGGCAGGTTCAGGGCATCGGCGCCGCCGGAATAGGCCATGGGCAGCCGGCTGCCAAAGGTGGCCGACAGCAGCTTTGCCACATGAACGGTCAGCGGCAGCAAAGCCCGGCCCGAGGTGTACATTTCTTCGCCGGGGAGTTCTCCATGGGCAATGCCCACCGGGAAGGTGTTGGTCAGCTTGACGCCGAAGACCCGGCCTTCTTCGCGGGCGAGCTCCAAAAGCTCCTCCAGCATGGGCACGGCTTCCTCATACTTGAGATCCTGATCAAAATGATGGGTGTCGAAGCTCAGGTAGTCAAAGCCCAAGGCGTCGACCAGACGGCGGGCTTCGTCGTAGCCCAGCAGAGTGGGATTGCATTTGAGGAGCACGTCCAGCTGCTTCTCCTGCAGGAGGTAGCGGACG is a window from the Clostridiaceae bacterium HFYG-1003 genome containing:
- a CDS encoding D-2-hydroxyacid dehydrogenase — translated: MKIVVLDGYTLNPGDLTWEGLEAFGDVTVYDRSLPEEIADRIRDADIVVANKANLTRQALAEAKQLKYITVMATGYDCVDAAAARDLGIVVSNVPTYGTDTVAQFTLALILELAHQIGRHSQSVRAGEWTSASDWCYTLSPQVELMGKTLGIIGYGRIGQRVGELARAFGMQVITVERPGRAFDVPSVSLEEIFRQSDILTLHCPLTQFTRGIVNARSLALMKPGAFLINASRGPLIVEEDLRRALDEGVIAGAALDVLSMEPMPEGHILREAPNLIITPHIAWSTKEARIRILDSTMRNIRSYLAGEPRHRVI
- a CDS encoding D-lyxose/D-mannose family sugar isomerase, which codes for MKRSQINQAIREMEELADRFHFALPPFCHVSPATWPVLGHDWDEVRDCRLGWDITDYGQGDFHALGFSLITLRNGKAGDPKYARTYAEKLLMLREGQYAPMHYHRAKTEDIINRGGGNLLLRLIQTDEDGHETSEPVRVACDGVHRILPSGASLRLTPGESVTLTPGLSHDFRVEPGTGAVLIGEVSSVNDDETDNFFREAVGRFPTIEEDEPAWRLLCSEYPPAP
- a CDS encoding NAD(P)-binding protein gives rise to the protein MSDIMRPVPFQDLLLWMLEEKRNTGRIFGVDLEKAYRSGSHRLMTPFGCLIGSATGPAAGPHTQLAQNIVAAYVAGARFMELKTVQIMDGQALREAIAKPCINAADEGYNVEWSTELTVEEAQTEYIKAWFLCHVAMKELELAPTRDFAFNMSVGYTLEGIQSPKIDGFIEGLKNAAPTPVFQECRRTLEEQLEAFEHFTREDLDRISPAICTSLALSTMHGCPKDEIQSIVRYLLQEKQLDVLLKCNPTLLGYDEARRLVDALGFDYLSFDTHHFDQDLKYEEAVPMLEELLELAREEGRVFGVKLTNTFPVGIAHGELPGEEMYTSGRALLPLTVHVAKLLSATFGSRLPMAYSGGADALNLPRFVEAGILPVTVCTTLLKPGGYERLSQIAYLSQPFLQNEYTGPDADRIAALADHLMKEARNHKKYREDIVLRKTDSPLPLFDCFKAPCQDGGCPIGQNIPAYLQLTAAGRYAEAMAVIAKDNALPATLGEICYHPCTKRCNRVDYDQSIDIRGVKHVAVEQAMEEFIESIVRPQPNGKTVLVIGAGVQGLSAALYLARAGYAVKVAEKKDRAFGMLNNIKDQTGQSLHSMELDRRFIEAYGVEFHFNVTADQLPALAEGADLVISTTGREESIPGARLTVKNQQTRLQAVYAMAEAKKLALEILEEDDFAEYRLPLDEAAVYNKRGFLILPLETSREGERCLSCHDVCEICTEVCPNRANVAIAVPGFANVHQILHLDFACNECGNCTTFCPHAGRPYKDKVTLFGSAADFHDSANVGFYLHEEEVLVRYAEGGVETTTLDGIREEGLRTMAQTVARDYPWLLVETGGAL
- the hydA gene encoding dihydropyrimidinase gives rise to the protein MGYLIIHGKLVTEEGIREESLRIEDGLIAQMGRLEPLPGEEIIDAQGAWVIPGGIDPHTHMELQQSETFRSADDFYTGTVAAALGGTTTIIDHIGFAPAGSPLRYSLDRYQEKARKSVIDYAFHGVIQHVDEAILTELKELIGEGIASFKAYSTYGFKMGDEDLIRILRVMKEAGGLLTVHCENDEVTRLLRKEALEQGQLSPIYHARTRPPRTESEFIGRLCELSGMAGNVPVYVVHTSTGLGARRMVQFRREGIPVFMETCPQYLLLTEERYESGGPEEGLKYIMAPPLRSEAERQSLWTAVIDGTCQTVGTDHCPFCLQEKLAGKDNFSLAPGGAPGVQERIPLLFTEGVLKHRITLERFVELTSTNAAKIFGLYPRKGTLQPGSDADLVILREGPETAIRASEMASVCDYSIYEGMTHRTAIDYVFSAGRMLARQGEFLGERGQGRFLPRAINQTLAASTLEEV
- a CDS encoding NUDIX domain-containing protein; this translates as MYDCGFTRESHWFRYRAAAIIVEEGCVLFAGNPCEDYLYSVGGAVHMGESAQDAVVREVLEETGVKYEIQHLAVVHENFFNDSTGTLAGLNCHEICLYFVMKPRGTRELNSNSWNINGIREDMHWIPMDDLDRYKAFPTFLKDYLSREHTGVEHIITDQTCS
- the ssnA gene encoding putative aminohydrolase SsnA codes for the protein MIIGNGIVLTNDEAGQVLHAGAVLVRGQEISEVGDFALLKAKYPQEEVYDVGGRLIMPGMINAHSHIYSAFARGFGPKDPTRNFLEILENLWWHLDKELTVEDARYSAYGTLSDSIAQGVTTVIDHHASPHHITGSLSAIAEAARDLGIRTSLCYETSDRDGEAIAREGIRENADFIRQANADDSGLIHGLFGLHASFTLSEETLYACRKAAQGLDTGFHIHVAEGSDDEAVTQARYGMRVVHRLEKHGILGPKTLAVHCIHADDEELDRILATDTMVVHNPESNMGNAVGTSPVIKMLKKGILVGLGTDAYTNDMFESMKVAKILQSHALADPTVGFGEALTLQFKNNPRILSRYFKKPLGLLSPGAYADLIVVDYDPLTPLNQTTWGGHVLFGLSGYKVKDTMINGRFVMKDRVFLTVDHPRLMAQCRDHAQKLWSRL
- a CDS encoding HAD family hydrolase yields the protein MTEKYLDQFLTQTAAGKRPVVLFADIDGTLVDKSLQVSETDLEAIQRFIAAGFYFTLATGRGRINAEYHVQAVPSNFPAIFANGATLYDRTGRQSIIEHEMATEGLGELFRRLTVFYPEIMIQVYTPDQTYLVSQSPDEDPRVVEHHPFVRADFGDVEGQRCNKILFGLTDENCDAGMRLAHEYVREYLPQLRVVKSQTHYLELTPREVSKGKMIRYIRENSSAFVIAAGDYLNDIEMMREAELSYTLASSPAEVQEAADRVLDSRPGQFVARVIEDILSEWGNPAEAGK
- a CDS encoding (4Fe-4S)-binding protein, whose translation is MTEEELMAQGYRKYRGKDIDVYYSQDRCNHTGVCSRENEFVFDPSSRPWIMVDLAPVEEVIRVVRECPTGALKYKLKTEEEVQPASDRE